A DNA window from Streptomyces sp. B21-083 contains the following coding sequences:
- a CDS encoding polymorphic toxin-type HINT domain-containing protein has translation MVAAVFLALNITALPSALALGPDNTTRTTEVELDDLQETDPLALDEKLSAELEELDGVPSTEPTKEYDPPAVAAVPAAVDLAAPVDGLTAGGAPKKVAASADGTMTVGVTAPEGASQAQADSLEGAWNVTVKPEAEAVAAGALGLLLEVDAPDTATGEAVVQIDATRFAETYSAQWLDRLSFALMPACYATTPDEEGCSTGIPVTTEVKRTADQVIVPVGDTGDDSGSETDPGEDTAPDEVAEGTKTAEPVQVTLLNLTMDTADLKSVSTATATGASTAKSNGEDSSVSSAVWREDSQSGSVRQAADSSDGALVMGVSHGAGSGGDFAATPLSSAGTWSQGGSSGAFTYAYTMAGPQVPSGPSPNVTLSYNSQSSDGRTSATNNQVSWIGEGWDYNPGAITRTFVGCAADTSGANNKGKFTGDQCWGSNNAVLTLNGTTTELVYDDDDKVWKTSRGDNTRVELLTSADYTRITGIADSNNGDNNGEFWKVTTSDGTQYYFGMNRLPGWISGKEETKSVLKVPVAGNHPGGDGVAADPCYNADFAKSFCDQGWRFQLDYVVDLNGNAMSLWWNKETNAYAKNNNVAKAVAYDRAGYLTRIDYGQRAGTLFTAEPLGRMNFKAEQRCFVRDGIWTWNCSEANFDSKQSDRTRPWFDTPADLACEAGEKCSTYAPTFWSRKRLSTVTACTQREQGVKLTEYNSDNDTGSRNACGIDDLTYGTTALSKVDSWSLAQSFPWGLTGEYTALWLESITRTGYAVNGDTKPLNPVSFGHNDTPLPNRVKQGAGDTNPLFGRLRIQTVVSEYGGSTRVTYKAPEGACLTGTNFPPYDQNTLRCYPVYWHADGELTDKRISWFHKYVVGSITEDAQLVDAADVTTAYAYETDTADKAVGALWAKNQAEFSRPKTRTWDDWRGYPVITTITGPTETVGNPASKSVTRYFRGMSDDVLLDDTPDKPDDDVKRSFKVKDVTGADIADDRKAYAGMVAESLTYPNSSASSTDWVSRTVNYPDAPVELARRNRTDGPDVVSERVTLGMVKTITKSSGTRTGDSATLRTVETQTDYDSYGLPTKVREYGDKAKTNDDSCTSTSYVHNTNAYLIGLVAQTITTTGTSTCSTELSAATEKTLVTGSRVFYDDATSLTTAPTKGQATRTVTPLGDGTDWNSSVPESRTEYDEFGRVTKVTDATNLVNTTSYTPGSGQVYEIRTVQGAKLDGNGGETGLTTVTTVEPGRGATLTSKDANNRATSYAYDPLGRTTAAWDSTQSATDDPTVRYVYNTVPNEPVSVVTESLERNPTKTAGDATYTASTTIYDALGRERQSQTPAVGGGKLITDSFHNASGQVSKTNNAYYMSGDPGTTLVVPASDSLVPNETRYTYDGLGRVLTVTPFHNSYAQDGVTHSNGGTAVPSKDRRTRYEYGLDYTIVRQPAGTPASRVWTDALGRTVQQDTYSDTSLTEAGAISTTYDYDLRGDMTTSTDEVGHTRTWKYDALGRVTDTTDPDTGTTHTAYDSYGRVDTATDGLGGKTGYSYERYNRVNEVRFTPVGAASGTAVQSYVYDSAPGGKGQLASATRYNDGGKAYTTSIAGYTADYQPTSMTLKMPDGTTSGTTTDGFKTNYTYDYTYNDDGQLEKYSAPEAGGLTAESVITRYNEAGLPVTVSGDDWYVSETDYSPYGQVLRSTVGEIGHRLWQDNSFDESTGELLTSALLRENATDTAVVPAHEVSRRAYAYDPSGNILSVADKIGTNATDRQCFTYDTLGQLRQAWTTPGGASCTVAGRSTAEPVYSDGKVNVSSNNDGYWQTYTYDVLGNRKTKSVLKADPTFTSGVRDTKNDVVTDYAYGTSDTALNDQPHTLTSYTTKSTTAAGAEVKTLSTQKYNDAGSLDNRTTGGDTSQGLTWTWDGQVESVTGFGPEGSGAWVGASEMCLDLTNAGTTAGTALQLYVCNGTKAQNFRLKAADTDNNGTVEDATIGQFMVGGRCAQPSGTAAGAAVQIQACNKDTAAQRWQTLSTGLLKHVSTGLCMSAPTLTNGTDLVLAACSASAPGQVFKPASKTTYVYDGMGNRLLERSGAGAVLHLPDTTVSLTPTGKFRSAERTYGHGGAPAVTRYREASSTSGGTDEQVFANAVDHNGTPLAEVRLDGDQSVRISKKDPWGQDRTANVATRSRTAYATGDDDAGSGLVHLGAREYDPATGRFVSADPVLDQSDPLQANGYSYANNNPVTHSDPSGLTSSASSFDASMAALDAQIAAYQKTLSRSIGDVILSVGWAVFKEFVGWDDIVGCFSQGDLWACGSLLMDAIPWTSVFSKGKKMWKAFKATKSAVNAWRAAKVVAESGLKAAKAAKAALIRAKKAAEAAAAEAKRKAREAAKAAAEAIKKKTHTGSKGARGNAPQVQARKTSQSKGSDGGGKAESKSGGSRGGSGRDDSGGGSGEGASCSINSFTPETRVLMADGSIKAIKDVKVGDKVMATDPETGETKAQTVTAEIKGEGLKHLVDVTIDTDGEKGTKTADVTATEGHPFWVPELGEWIDASDLRAGQWLQTGAGTLVQITAIQRWTAQDATVNNLTVSNLHTYYVLVGATPVLVHNCNLGDYADSVRNEPGVKFASEYSSPSGAKYYGRNKHGQQAEGPLADALERTGHHGGCAEVHCLIQAQAAEGPEAIRGGTMQTVRTRNNSMPTSNTDGHGEPAHPCGRCGRLLEDLEIN, from the coding sequence GTGGTCGCCGCCGTGTTCCTCGCCCTGAACATCACGGCGCTGCCGAGCGCACTGGCCCTGGGCCCCGACAACACCACCCGTACGACGGAGGTCGAACTCGACGACCTTCAGGAAACGGACCCTCTTGCCCTCGACGAGAAGCTGAGCGCCGAACTCGAGGAACTGGACGGCGTTCCCTCGACCGAGCCGACCAAGGAATACGACCCGCCCGCGGTGGCGGCGGTACCCGCAGCCGTCGATTTGGCCGCACCGGTCGACGGCCTGACCGCAGGCGGCGCCCCCAAGAAGGTCGCGGCCTCGGCCGACGGCACCATGACCGTCGGCGTCACCGCGCCCGAGGGTGCGTCGCAGGCACAGGCCGATTCCCTGGAGGGCGCCTGGAACGTCACGGTCAAGCCCGAGGCCGAGGCGGTCGCCGCCGGTGCTCTGGGTCTCCTGCTTGAGGTCGACGCACCCGATACGGCCACCGGTGAGGCGGTCGTCCAGATCGACGCGACGCGTTTCGCGGAGACGTACAGCGCGCAGTGGCTGGACCGGCTGTCCTTCGCCCTGATGCCCGCCTGCTACGCGACCACCCCCGACGAGGAGGGGTGCTCGACGGGCATCCCGGTGACCACCGAGGTGAAGCGCACCGCCGACCAGGTGATCGTGCCGGTCGGTGACACGGGCGACGACTCCGGCTCGGAGACGGACCCGGGCGAGGACACCGCCCCCGATGAGGTCGCCGAGGGCACCAAGACCGCCGAGCCGGTGCAGGTGACCCTCCTCAACCTGACCATGGACACCGCCGACCTGAAGTCCGTGTCGACCGCCACGGCCACCGGGGCGAGCACCGCCAAGAGCAACGGCGAGGATTCGTCGGTGAGTTCGGCAGTATGGCGCGAGGACAGCCAGAGCGGGAGTGTGCGGCAGGCTGCCGATTCATCCGATGGCGCGCTGGTGATGGGCGTCTCCCACGGTGCGGGTTCCGGTGGCGACTTCGCGGCGACCCCGCTGTCCTCGGCCGGCACCTGGTCGCAGGGCGGCTCCTCCGGCGCCTTTACCTACGCGTACACGATGGCGGGCCCGCAGGTCCCCTCGGGCCCGTCCCCGAACGTGACGCTGAGCTACAACTCGCAGTCCTCGGACGGCCGTACGTCGGCCACCAACAACCAGGTCTCCTGGATCGGCGAGGGCTGGGACTACAACCCGGGCGCGATCACCCGCACCTTCGTCGGCTGCGCGGCCGACACCTCCGGCGCGAACAACAAGGGCAAGTTCACCGGCGACCAGTGCTGGGGCTCGAACAACGCGGTGTTGACGCTGAACGGCACCACGACCGAGCTGGTGTACGACGATGACGACAAAGTCTGGAAGACCTCCCGCGGTGACAACACCCGCGTGGAGCTCCTGACTTCGGCCGACTACACGCGCATCACCGGCATCGCCGACTCGAACAACGGTGACAACAACGGGGAGTTCTGGAAGGTCACGACCAGCGACGGCACCCAGTACTACTTCGGCATGAACCGCCTGCCGGGCTGGATCTCCGGCAAGGAGGAGACCAAGTCGGTCCTGAAGGTGCCGGTCGCCGGTAACCACCCGGGTGGCGACGGGGTGGCCGCCGACCCCTGCTACAACGCCGACTTCGCGAAGTCCTTCTGCGATCAGGGCTGGCGCTTCCAGCTCGACTACGTCGTCGACCTCAACGGCAACGCGATGTCGCTGTGGTGGAACAAGGAGACCAACGCCTACGCCAAGAACAACAACGTGGCGAAGGCGGTCGCCTACGACCGGGCCGGCTATCTGACCCGGATCGACTACGGGCAGCGCGCGGGCACCCTGTTCACCGCCGAACCGTTGGGCCGCATGAACTTCAAGGCGGAGCAACGCTGCTTCGTGAGGGACGGCATCTGGACCTGGAACTGCTCCGAGGCCAACTTCGACTCCAAGCAGTCCGACCGCACCCGGCCCTGGTTCGACACCCCGGCCGACCTCGCCTGCGAGGCGGGCGAAAAGTGCTCGACGTACGCCCCCACGTTCTGGTCGCGCAAGCGCCTGTCCACCGTCACCGCGTGCACCCAGCGCGAGCAGGGCGTGAAGCTCACCGAGTACAACTCGGACAACGACACGGGCTCCCGCAACGCCTGCGGCATCGACGACCTGACTTACGGCACCACCGCCCTCTCGAAGGTGGACTCCTGGAGCCTCGCCCAGTCCTTCCCGTGGGGTCTGACCGGTGAGTACACCGCGCTGTGGCTGGAGTCCATCACCCGTACCGGTTACGCCGTGAACGGTGACACCAAGCCCCTCAACCCGGTCAGCTTCGGCCACAACGACACTCCGCTGCCCAACCGGGTCAAGCAGGGGGCGGGCGACACGAACCCCCTGTTCGGCCGGCTGCGCATCCAGACGGTGGTCTCCGAGTACGGCGGCAGCACGCGCGTCACGTACAAGGCACCCGAGGGCGCGTGCCTCACCGGCACGAACTTCCCCCCGTACGACCAGAACACGTTGCGCTGCTATCCGGTCTACTGGCACGCGGACGGTGAGCTGACCGACAAGCGGATCTCTTGGTTCCACAAATATGTGGTCGGGTCGATCACCGAAGACGCCCAACTGGTCGACGCGGCGGACGTGACGACGGCGTACGCGTACGAGACCGACACGGCGGACAAGGCCGTCGGGGCCCTGTGGGCGAAGAACCAGGCGGAGTTCTCCCGTCCCAAGACCCGTACCTGGGACGACTGGCGCGGCTACCCCGTCATCACCACGATCACCGGCCCAACGGAGACCGTGGGCAACCCCGCCTCCAAATCGGTCACGCGCTACTTCCGGGGCATGAGCGACGACGTCCTCTTGGACGACACGCCTGACAAGCCCGACGACGACGTCAAGCGCTCCTTCAAGGTCAAGGACGTCACCGGCGCGGACATCGCGGACGACCGCAAGGCGTACGCGGGCATGGTCGCCGAGTCCCTGACGTACCCCAACTCCAGTGCCAGTAGCACTGATTGGGTATCCCGCACGGTCAATTACCCGGATGCTCCGGTGGAGTTGGCCAGACGCAACCGTACCGACGGTCCGGACGTGGTCTCCGAACGCGTCACTCTGGGCATGGTCAAAACGATCACCAAGTCCTCGGGCACCCGCACGGGCGACTCGGCGACCCTGCGCACGGTGGAGACGCAGACCGACTACGACTCGTACGGCCTGCCGACGAAGGTTCGCGAGTACGGCGACAAGGCGAAGACCAACGACGACTCCTGCACCAGCACGTCGTACGTGCACAACACCAACGCCTACCTGATCGGCCTGGTCGCCCAGACGATCACCACAACCGGCACCTCCACCTGCTCCACCGAGTTGTCCGCCGCGACGGAGAAGACGCTGGTCACCGGCTCGCGCGTCTTCTATGACGACGCCACCTCGCTGACCACCGCGCCCACCAAGGGACAGGCGACCAGGACGGTGACGCCGCTCGGCGACGGCACGGACTGGAACTCGTCCGTTCCTGAGTCGCGCACGGAATACGACGAGTTCGGCCGGGTTACGAAGGTCACGGACGCCACGAACCTGGTGAACACGACGTCGTACACTCCAGGTTCCGGTCAGGTCTACGAGATCAGGACGGTGCAGGGCGCCAAGCTCGACGGCAACGGCGGGGAAACGGGCCTGACCACGGTCACCACTGTGGAGCCGGGCCGCGGCGCGACGCTCACCTCGAAGGACGCCAACAACCGGGCCACGTCGTACGCGTACGACCCGCTGGGCCGCACCACGGCCGCCTGGGACTCGACGCAGTCCGCCACCGACGACCCCACCGTGCGCTACGTCTACAACACGGTCCCCAACGAGCCGGTCTCCGTGGTCACCGAGTCGCTGGAACGAAACCCCACCAAAACGGCCGGTGACGCCACCTACACGGCCTCCACCACGATCTACGACGCCCTGGGCCGTGAACGCCAGTCCCAGACCCCGGCGGTCGGCGGCGGAAAGCTGATCACCGACTCCTTCCACAACGCCTCCGGCCAGGTCAGCAAGACCAACAACGCCTACTACATGTCGGGAGACCCAGGCACCACGCTGGTTGTCCCCGCCTCGGATTCCCTCGTCCCCAACGAGACCAGGTACACGTACGACGGCCTGGGGCGCGTGCTGACGGTCACGCCGTTCCACAACTCGTACGCGCAGGACGGGGTGACCCACAGCAACGGCGGGACGGCGGTTCCGAGCAAGGACCGCCGCACCCGCTACGAGTACGGCCTCGACTACACGATCGTCCGCCAGCCGGCCGGCACCCCGGCCTCCCGGGTATGGACGGACGCGCTGGGCCGCACGGTCCAGCAGGACACGTACAGCGACACGTCGCTGACCGAGGCCGGCGCGATCTCCACCACGTACGACTACGACCTGCGCGGCGACATGACCACGTCCACGGACGAGGTCGGCCACACCCGCACCTGGAAGTACGACGCCCTGGGCCGGGTCACCGACACCACCGACCCTGACACCGGCACGACGCACACCGCCTACGACAGCTACGGCCGCGTGGATACGGCGACCGACGGCCTCGGCGGGAAGACCGGCTACAGCTACGAGCGCTACAACCGGGTGAACGAGGTCAGGTTCACCCCGGTGGGCGCTGCTTCGGGCACGGCGGTCCAGTCGTACGTGTACGACTCGGCCCCGGGCGGCAAGGGCCAGCTGGCCTCGGCGACGCGCTACAACGACGGCGGCAAGGCGTACACGACGTCGATCGCCGGCTACACGGCGGACTACCAGCCGACGTCGATGACGCTGAAGATGCCCGACGGCACCACCTCGGGCACGACCACGGACGGCTTCAAGACCAACTACACGTACGACTACACGTACAACGACGACGGTCAGCTGGAGAAGTACAGCGCCCCTGAGGCGGGCGGCCTGACCGCCGAGTCGGTCATCACCCGCTACAACGAGGCCGGGCTTCCGGTCACTGTCTCCGGTGACGACTGGTACGTCTCGGAGACCGACTACTCGCCCTACGGGCAGGTGCTGCGCTCCACGGTCGGCGAGATCGGCCACCGCCTGTGGCAGGACAACTCCTTCGACGAGTCGACCGGCGAACTGCTGACCAGTGCGCTGCTGAGGGAGAACGCGACCGATACGGCCGTCGTTCCTGCGCACGAGGTGAGCAGGCGCGCCTACGCCTACGACCCCTCGGGCAACATCCTGTCCGTCGCGGACAAGATCGGCACGAACGCCACCGACCGGCAGTGCTTCACGTACGACACGCTGGGCCAGCTGAGGCAGGCATGGACGACCCCGGGTGGTGCGTCGTGCACGGTCGCGGGTCGGTCGACGGCCGAGCCGGTGTACTCCGACGGCAAGGTCAACGTCTCGTCCAACAACGACGGTTACTGGCAGACGTACACGTACGACGTGCTGGGCAACCGGAAGACGAAGTCGGTCCTCAAGGCCGATCCGACGTTCACGTCGGGTGTGCGGGACACGAAGAACGACGTCGTCACGGATTACGCGTACGGCACGAGCGACACGGCCCTCAACGACCAGCCGCACACGCTGACTTCGTACACGACGAAGTCCACGACAGCGGCGGGGGCCGAGGTCAAGACCCTCTCCACGCAGAAGTACAACGACGCGGGCAGCCTGGACAACCGTACGACGGGCGGTGACACCTCCCAGGGCCTGACCTGGACGTGGGACGGCCAGGTCGAGTCAGTGACCGGCTTCGGTCCGGAAGGTTCCGGGGCCTGGGTGGGCGCATCGGAGATGTGCCTGGACCTCACCAACGCCGGCACCACGGCGGGCACGGCCCTCCAGCTCTACGTGTGTAACGGCACGAAGGCGCAGAACTTCCGCCTGAAGGCCGCGGACACCGACAACAACGGCACGGTCGAGGACGCGACCATCGGCCAGTTCATGGTCGGCGGGCGCTGCGCTCAGCCGAGCGGGACGGCGGCGGGCGCGGCGGTCCAGATCCAGGCCTGCAACAAGGACACGGCGGCGCAGCGCTGGCAGACCCTGAGCACGGGCCTGCTCAAGCATGTGTCGACCGGCCTGTGCATGTCGGCCCCGACGCTGACGAACGGCACCGACCTGGTTCTGGCCGCCTGCTCGGCGTCGGCTCCGGGCCAGGTGTTCAAGCCGGCGTCGAAGACGACGTACGTGTACGACGGGATGGGCAACCGCCTGCTGGAGCGTTCGGGTGCGGGCGCGGTCCTGCACCTGCCGGACACGACGGTCTCCCTGACGCCCACGGGCAAGTTCCGCTCGGCGGAGCGCACTTACGGTCACGGCGGCGCCCCGGCGGTGACGCGTTACCGGGAGGCGTCCTCCACCTCTGGTGGCACGGACGAGCAGGTGTTCGCCAACGCGGTCGACCACAACGGCACCCCGCTGGCCGAAGTCCGCCTGGACGGTGACCAGTCGGTCCGGATCTCGAAGAAGGATCCGTGGGGCCAGGACCGTACGGCGAACGTGGCGACGCGCTCGCGTACGGCGTACGCGACGGGTGACGACGACGCGGGCTCGGGCCTGGTGCATCTGGGAGCGCGGGAGTACGACCCTGCCACCGGCCGGTTCGTGTCGGCGGACCCGGTGCTGGACCAGAGCGACCCGTTGCAGGCGAACGGCTACTCGTACGCCAACAACAACCCGGTCACGCACTCGGATCCGTCGGGTCTGACGTCGTCGGCGTCGAGTTTCGATGCGTCGATGGCGGCGCTGGACGCGCAGATCGCGGCGTACCAGAAGACGCTGTCCCGCTCGATCGGTGACGTGATCCTGTCGGTGGGCTGGGCGGTGTTCAAGGAGTTCGTCGGCTGGGACGACATCGTCGGCTGTTTCTCGCAGGGTGACTTGTGGGCGTGCGGCAGCCTGTTGATGGACGCGATTCCGTGGACGAGCGTCTTCTCCAAGGGCAAGAAGATGTGGAAGGCCTTCAAGGCCACCAAGAGCGCGGTGAATGCGTGGCGGGCGGCGAAGGTGGTCGCGGAGTCGGGCCTGAAGGCGGCCAAGGCGGCGAAGGCCGCCCTGATCAGGGCCAAGAAGGCGGCGGAGGCCGCCGCGGCGGAGGCCAAACGCAAGGCCCGCGAGGCGGCGAAGGCCGCGGCCGAGGCCATCAAGAAGAAGACGCACACGGGGTCGAAGGGGGCCCGGGGGAACGCGCCGCAGGTCCAGGCCCGGAAGACCTCACAGTCCAAGGGGTCGGACGGCGGGGGCAAGGCTGAGAGCAAGTCCGGTGGATCACGGGGTGGTTCGGGCCGCGACGACTCCGGCGGCGGCTCCGGCGAGGGCGCGAGCTGTTCGATCAACAGCTTCACCCCGGAGACCCGCGTCCTGATGGCCGACGGCTCCATCAAGGCGATCAAGGACGTCAAGGTCGGCGACAAGGTCATGGCCACCGACCCGGAAACGGGCGAAACCAAGGCCCAGACGGTCACCGCCGAGATCAAGGGCGAGGGCCTCAAACACCTGGTCGACGTCACCATCGACACCGACGGTGAGAAAGGCACGAAGACCGCCGACGTCACAGCGACTGAAGGCCATCCCTTCTGGGTGCCTGAGCTGGGCGAGTGGATCGATGCGAGCGACCTCAGGGCAGGCCAGTGGCTCCAGACGGGGGCGGGCACCCTCGTCCAGATCACCGCCATCCAACGCTGGACGGCACAGGACGCCACTGTCAACAACCTCACCGTCAGCAATCTCCACACGTACTATGTGCTGGTTGGGGCCACGCCGGTACTCGTTCACAACTGCAACCTGGGTGACTATGCCGACAGTGTTCGCAACGAACCTGGGGTGAAGTTTGCCTCCGAGTACTCATCTCCTTCAGGCGCGAAGTACTACGGCCGCAATAAGCACGGCCAGCAGGCAGAAGGGCCGTTGGCGGATGCACTCGAACGGACAGGTCACCATGGAGGGTGCGCGGAGGTGCACTGTCTAATTCAGGCGCAGGCGGCGGAGGGGCCCGAGGCCATCAGGGGTGGAACCATGCAAACGGTAAGGACGCGGAATAACTCCATGCCGACATCGAATACGGATGGGCATGGTGAACCGGCTCACCCCTGCGGCCGTTGTGGCAGACTTCTGGAAGACCTGGAGATCAACTGA